In Sparus aurata chromosome 2, fSpaAur1.1, whole genome shotgun sequence, a single genomic region encodes these proteins:
- the zbtb44 gene encoding zinc finger and BTB domain-containing protein 44 isoform X2 has translation MGVKTFTHSSTSHSQEMLEKLNALRNEGHLCDVTIRVQDKLFLAHKVVLACCSEFFRSKLVGRPEEEDKFVLDLHHVTVSGFAPLLEYAYTSTLSISTENIIDVLAAASYMQMFAVASTCSEFMKSSILWSPGNNNNNNNLSADKPHESAPESASSNCALTPLDGSVSPVSSDCSVMERNVPICRESRRKRKSFVTMASPESPLKCTTQMVTTSPQIPNPSPSFSDSTAQPVESSLAFPWTFPFGIDRRFHSDKSKLPESPRCLEQGTPGTSEVVVGRRLSDFLTCESSKVVASPVAAEEEDVRVKVERLSDEEVQEASSQPVSASQSSLSDQQTVPGSEQVQEELLISPQSSSIGSMDEGVSEGLPSMQSTSNTGGHAEDDERLEGIQYPYHLYISPSARPGTNGPDRPFQCPTCGVRFTRIQNLKQHMLIHSGIKPFQCDRCGKKFTRAYSLKMHRLKHEVISSCPTT, from the exons ATGGGGGTCAAAACCTTTACTCACAGCTCGACATCCCACAGCCAGGAGATGTTGGAGAAGCTGAACGCTTTACGCAACGAGGGCCACTTATGTGATGTCACCATTCGGGTCCAAGACAAGCTCTTCCTGGCCCACAAAGTGGTCCTGGCCTGCTGCAGTGAATTCTTCCGCTCCAAACTGGTGGGCcggccagaggaggaggacaagttTGTGTTGGATCTTCATCACGTGACCGTTAGTGGATTCGCTCCTCTGTTGGAATATGCTTACACATCTACGCTGTCCATTAGCACAGAGAATATCATTGACGTTCTGGCAGCTGCAAGTTACATGCAGATGTTTGCTGTGGCTAGCACATGTTCAGAGTTCATGAAGTCCAGTATTCTATGGAGCCCaggtaacaacaacaacaacaacaacctttCGGCAGATAAACCCCATGAATCAGCACCAGAGAGCGCCTCATCAAACTGTGCCCTGACGCCATTGGATGGCAGCGTGTCACCTGTTTCATCTGACTGCAGTGTGATGGAGAGAAACGTTCCTATATGCCGCGAATCACGACGGAAGCGCAAAAGCTTTGTAACAATGGCATCACCTGAGAGTCCACTTAAATGCACTACACAGATGGTTACCACCTCCCCTCAGATCCCCAACCCATCCCCTTCATTCTCTGACAGCACAGCCCAGCCTGTGGAATCCTCCTTGGCCTTCCCATGGACTTTCCCGTTCGGTATCGACCGGAGGTTCCACTCAGACAAATCAAAGCTACCGGAGAGTCCTCGTTGTTTAGAGCAGGGCACCCCAGGGACCTCAGAGGTGGTTGTTGGCCGGCGGCTCAGCGACTTCCTAACATGTGAGAGCTCCAAGGTGGTGGCATCACCAGTGGCggcagaagaggaagatgtgaGAGTGAAGGTGGAACGTCTTAGTGATGAGGAGGTCCAAGAGGCGTCCTCGCAGCCGGTCAGTGCCTCTCAGAGCTCACTGAGTGACCAGCAGACGGTGCCAGGAAGTGAACAGGTCCAGGAGGAGCTCCTCATCAGTCCACAGTCCTCCTCTATAG GGTCGATGGATGAGGGAGTGTCTGAGGGTTTGCCATCAATGCAGAGCACCTCCAACACTGGAGGACATGCCGAAGATGATGAAAG gtTAGAAGGTATTCAGTACCCTTACCACCTTTATATCAGCCCCTCAGCCAGGCCTGGCACCAATGGCCCCGACAGGCCCTTCCAATGTCCGACCTGCGGAGTCAGATTCACACGCATTCAAAACCTGAAGCAGCATATGCTCATACACTCCG GCATTAAGCCTTTCCAGTGTGACCGCTGTGGGAAAAAGTTCACACGGGCCTACTCCCTAAAGATGCATCGGCTGAAGCACGAAG